A genomic region of Candidatus Melainabacteria bacterium RIFOXYA2_FULL_32_9 contains the following coding sequences:
- a CDS encoding murein biosynthesis integral membrane protein MurJ — translation MTKSNLIKVAGLIAVITILSKLVGFLRDVVTAGAYGATTISDAYFYAYQIPAFALILLGGLGGPFHTATIAVFSKIIPDIEEKPSKEVQSLLNSFITITGICFLALTILVWIFADPIIKAIAANASPELHNLATLQLKIMAPIMLIGGVIGILYGISNVYKEFMFTALSPTMVSIVIIGAILVFRNDSTGIILAWGTLIGALVQLLIQLPVFFKSGFTYKPEFKFFDEKIKNIRKILLPAMIGTTIGQINIYVDMFFASQLIAGAWTAIGYANRIFQFPVGIIITALLVPLFPMFSTFVGKRDWDSLKYYFHRGLTSLWFMSFPILAFIIIFAQDGIKLLLERGQFDANDTYMVSLALIYLSISIIPYVARDTLTRVFYAFDDSKTPFYVAMVSIIVKATLNFMLIGHLGIGAITLSTTAVTIINCLLLAIFIRNKIDLEFKQFISPTLKIIFATLTMSAIAFGFKWYFEQAMPDTLLYLTLKLTICGVISIIVYFITGKLLKLGAAEHVLERLKTMICKKPITDTAISGE, via the coding sequence ATGACAAAAAGTAATCTAATTAAAGTAGCTGGGTTAATAGCAGTAATAACCATTCTGAGTAAACTTGTAGGATTCTTAAGAGATGTGGTGACAGCTGGAGCTTATGGTGCAACTACAATTAGTGATGCTTATTTCTATGCTTATCAAATACCTGCATTTGCATTAATTCTGCTTGGGGGATTAGGTGGACCTTTTCATACTGCAACAATTGCTGTTTTTTCTAAAATAATACCTGATATTGAAGAAAAACCTTCAAAAGAAGTTCAAAGTCTTTTAAATTCTTTTATAACAATAACGGGCATATGCTTTTTAGCATTAACCATATTAGTCTGGATATTTGCAGATCCAATAATAAAAGCTATAGCAGCAAATGCAAGTCCAGAATTGCATAATCTGGCAACATTACAATTAAAAATAATGGCTCCAATAATGTTAATAGGTGGAGTTATAGGGATATTATACGGAATCTCTAACGTATATAAAGAATTTATGTTTACTGCCCTAAGCCCAACAATGGTAAGTATAGTAATAATCGGAGCAATATTAGTATTTAGAAACGATTCTACAGGAATAATTCTTGCCTGGGGCACCTTAATAGGCGCATTAGTTCAACTTTTAATACAATTACCTGTATTTTTCAAATCAGGTTTTACATATAAACCTGAATTTAAATTTTTCGATGAAAAAATAAAAAATATCAGAAAAATCCTCCTCCCTGCAATGATCGGAACAACCATAGGGCAAATAAATATATATGTAGATATGTTCTTTGCTTCTCAATTAATCGCAGGAGCCTGGACTGCTATTGGATATGCAAATAGAATTTTTCAATTCCCTGTTGGAATCATAATAACAGCCTTACTGGTTCCATTATTTCCTATGTTTTCAACATTTGTTGGAAAAAGAGACTGGGACTCCCTTAAATATTATTTCCATAGAGGCTTAACATCATTATGGTTTATGTCCTTTCCAATTCTGGCTTTCATAATTATTTTTGCACAAGATGGAATAAAATTACTGCTTGAAAGAGGCCAATTTGATGCTAACGATACATATATGGTAAGTTTAGCTCTTATATATTTATCTATCTCAATAATCCCATATGTAGCAAGAGATACCTTAACTAGAGTATTCTATGCATTTGATGATTCTAAAACCCCATTTTACGTAGCTATGGTTTCAATTATAGTCAAAGCGACCCTGAATTTTATGCTCATAGGACATCTTGGCATTGGAGCCATAACTCTATCTACTACAGCAGTGACTATTATTAATTGTTTATTGCTGGCAATATTTATCAGAAACAAGATCGATCTTGAGTTTAAGCAGTTTATATCTCCTACGTTAAAAATCATTTTTGCTACTCTAACTATGTCAGCTATTGCCTTTGGATTTAAATGGTATTTCGAACAGGCAATGCCTGATACCTTACTTTATCTGACATTAAAACTCACAATTTGTGGAGTTATAAGCATAATAGTATATTTCATTACAGGCAAACTATTAAAACTTGGTGCAGCTGAACACGTTTTAGAACGGTTAAAAACTATGATTTGCAAGAAACCTATTACAGATACTGCTATATCAGGTGAATAA
- a CDS encoding tyrosine--tRNA ligase encodes MDKVENKEIAEKFIKEAEFLARGAEVLPGGVMELAKKLQKADETGTPLRVKLGLDPTRPDLHLGHTVVMRKLKQFQLAGHQVILIIGGATAMIGDPSGKSETRPSLSREEVDENAKTYLDQMSKVVDVTKAEIVNNADWLHEMKLTDLLRLSSNVTVAQMLVREDFSKRYTEGKPISVHEFFYPLMQAYDSVIVNSDIELGGTDQRFNVLLGRDIQNAYGKTNPQMVILLPLLEGTDGVVKMSKSYPEHCISLTDDPKNMYGKIMSIPDNLILRYFELLTDVSTEQLRDYQKELESGQVNPRDYKMTLARIIVTEYYSLEEAQNAEQEFINIFQKKGVPENIEEISVNEGTSLIDFIAEKGLAQSKGEAKRLIQGGGVKIDNEKVTDIGQKIGFNGNDSLILQVGKRKFARLVKL; translated from the coding sequence ATGGATAAAGTAGAAAATAAAGAAATTGCTGAAAAATTTATAAAGGAAGCCGAGTTTCTTGCAAGAGGTGCTGAGGTTTTACCTGGTGGAGTGATGGAACTTGCAAAAAAACTTCAAAAAGCAGATGAAACAGGAACTCCTTTAAGAGTAAAACTGGGACTTGATCCTACAAGACCTGATTTACACCTTGGACACACTGTTGTAATGAGAAAATTAAAGCAATTTCAGCTTGCAGGGCATCAGGTTATATTAATAATTGGTGGTGCTACTGCTATGATAGGTGATCCGTCGGGTAAATCAGAAACAAGACCAAGCCTTAGCAGGGAAGAAGTTGATGAAAATGCTAAAACTTATCTGGATCAGATGAGTAAAGTTGTTGATGTAACTAAAGCTGAAATTGTTAATAATGCGGACTGGTTGCATGAGATGAAATTAACTGATCTATTAAGACTTTCATCTAATGTAACGGTCGCTCAAATGCTTGTAAGAGAAGATTTTTCTAAACGTTATACTGAAGGTAAACCAATTTCTGTACATGAATTTTTCTATCCTCTTATGCAGGCATATGATTCAGTAATAGTAAACTCAGATATTGAGCTTGGTGGAACTGATCAGAGATTTAACGTTCTTTTAGGCAGGGATATTCAGAATGCTTATGGTAAGACAAATCCTCAGATGGTAATACTGTTACCACTTCTTGAAGGCACTGACGGTGTTGTAAAAATGTCCAAATCATATCCTGAGCATTGTATTAGCTTGACTGATGATCCTAAAAATATGTATGGCAAGATTATGTCTATTCCTGATAACTTAATTTTGAGATATTTTGAGCTGCTTACCGATGTCTCAACTGAACAATTAAGGGATTATCAGAAGGAATTAGAATCTGGTCAGGTAAATCCAAGAGATTATAAGATGACTCTGGCTCGAATTATAGTAACTGAGTATTATTCTCTTGAAGAAGCCCAGAATGCCGAACAGGAATTTATAAATATATTCCAGAAAAAAGGTGTACCTGAGAATATAGAGGAAATTAGTGTCAATGAAGGGACTTCATTAATTGATTTTATTGCAGAAAAAGGTCTGGCGCAAAGTAAAGGTGAAGCAAAACGCTTAATTCAAGGTGGTGGAGTTAAAATTGATAACGAAAAAGTCACAGATATTGGTCAAAAAATTGGATTTAACGGTAACGACTCCTTAATTCTGCAAGTTGGAAAGCGTAAATTTGCCAGGTTAGTCAAATTATAA
- a CDS encoding tryptophan synthase subunit beta: MNHFFDKNEPYKLPDIKGRFGEFGGKYVPETLMSALTELETAFNQAWEDENFLNDLYSLMKNYSGRPTPLYLATRLTEYYGKAKIYLKREDLNHTGAHKINNTLGQILLAIKMGKKRIIAETGAGQHGVATATVCALFGLECEVYMGEEDMKRQAVNVDRMRLLGSKVTPVYSGSRTLKDATSEAIRDWVTNVENTHYIIGSTVGPHPYPKMVRCFQSVIGNETRYQSLEMEKRLPDYVLACIGGGSNSMGMFYSFIKDKNVNLIGLEAAGCGVETNKHAASLTKGRAGVLHGSMSYVLQDNYGQIEEAHSISAGLDYPGVGPEHSYLKDTGRVSYFPINDDQALNAFKLLTRLEGIVPALESSHALAYLEELMPKTKKDDIVTVCLSGRGDKDVESILSILTDK; encoded by the coding sequence ATGAACCATTTTTTTGATAAAAATGAGCCCTATAAATTGCCTGATATTAAAGGTAGATTTGGTGAGTTTGGTGGGAAATATGTGCCTGAAACTTTAATGTCTGCGTTAACTGAACTGGAAACAGCGTTTAATCAGGCATGGGAAGATGAGAATTTCTTAAATGATCTATATAGTTTAATGAAAAACTATTCAGGAAGGCCAACACCTTTATATTTGGCGACCAGGCTTACTGAATATTATGGAAAAGCTAAAATTTATTTAAAAAGAGAAGATTTGAACCATACAGGTGCTCATAAAATCAATAACACCCTGGGACAGATATTGCTTGCTATAAAAATGGGTAAAAAACGCATAATAGCTGAAACCGGAGCGGGTCAGCATGGTGTTGCAACGGCTACGGTTTGTGCTCTCTTTGGCCTGGAATGTGAAGTCTACATGGGTGAAGAGGATATGAAGCGTCAGGCTGTTAATGTAGATAGAATGAGACTATTGGGCTCAAAAGTCACACCTGTATATTCCGGTAGTAGGACACTTAAAGATGCTACCAGTGAGGCCATTAGGGATTGGGTGACAAATGTGGAAAATACCCATTATATAATAGGTTCAACTGTTGGACCCCATCCATATCCTAAAATGGTTAGATGTTTCCAGTCAGTTATAGGAAATGAAACCAGATATCAGTCTTTAGAGATGGAAAAAAGATTACCTGATTATGTCCTTGCCTGTATAGGCGGAGGAAGTAACTCGATGGGCATGTTTTATAGTTTTATCAAAGATAAAAATGTAAATTTAATTGGTCTTGAAGCTGCTGGATGTGGAGTGGAAACAAATAAACATGCTGCAAGCCTTACTAAAGGTAGAGCTGGTGTATTGCATGGGTCTATGAGCTATGTGCTTCAGGATAATTATGGGCAAATTGAAGAAGCGCATAGTATTTCAGCAGGACTTGATTATCCCGGTGTTGGCCCGGAGCACAGTTACCTGAAAGATACAGGCCGGGTTAGTTATTTTCCAATTAATGATGATCAGGCTTTAAATGCATTTAAGCTCCTAACAAGACTGGAAGGCATAGTACCTGCTCTTGAATCCTCACATGCCCTTGCTTATTTAGAAGAACTTATGCCCAAAACAAAAAAAGATGATATTGTCACTGTCTGCTTGTCAGGCAGAGGTGACAAGGATGTAGAAAGTATTTTGAGTATTTTAACAGACAAATAG
- a CDS encoding carbamoyltransferase HypF — protein MVRVRKSIKISGIIGSKAFISYVYSLVKKFGLSGWVKYCNEFIIMEVEGDNYSVIEFVSSICDNAKPMSKVVEFESHDVTVLNSNRFYIIESDSEFNYVEPVPQDTALCDDCVSKLFDSKSRKHNYPFIACNKCGPRYSVINSLPFTKENSSFGEFEYCYECQEDISKEMLDGDFSNCHACGPRIWLKDKNKVYLNQEESFKVAARIIDQQGIMLLKSINCFYLCSSAFSSEAVEKIREIKVRRDKPLTVMARNIQEVEKFAYVNDVEKELLTSKERPVVVLRIKNPDYLASNVASGFDRVGVMLPVNPIHYLLFDSGNFNVLLMSSANKSGQTIEIDNHKAESAFGELVDGILFHDLNIKNGSDDSIVTVANNKKYSFRLARGYAPNNRLLMDMDSCPVVLACGAHQNSTIALTTPDGRIHVSPYMGDLDTSNVFDLYKKNVILFCKLFNVSPEHAVCDLNPDYFSTRYVKTLKIPYSQMQHSYAHLISCLVDNDIAITTPVIGVIFDGSEYGADQTVWGGEFLVSRDLKYERAAYIPVFKMIGVKGKESQIYRLGYSLLQKAGIDISHPAYKNLELSQEEEYMFSSLMNKGVSSPLTSSAGKLFDAVAAIVGAARHSYYEEYSALYLESLADKNCEDIYLLKDYNIKNINSLIQFIAKDIELKEPVSKILGKFHNTLAKMVAHTCLEISKKKGIKQVALSGSVWMNVLLLERTVKELEKVGLMPLTHKNISTNDESLSIGQAAYLVHKIKRDKILDYKDKSNIITSEIF, from the coding sequence ATGGTGAGAGTTAGAAAAAGTATTAAGATTTCTGGTATTATTGGGTCTAAAGCTTTTATTTCTTATGTTTATTCTTTAGTTAAAAAGTTTGGACTATCAGGTTGGGTTAAGTACTGTAATGAATTTATCATTATGGAAGTTGAGGGTGATAATTACTCAGTAATTGAGTTTGTATCATCTATTTGTGATAACGCTAAACCTATGTCAAAAGTGGTAGAGTTTGAATCACATGATGTAACTGTTTTAAACAGTAATAGATTTTATATTATTGAGAGCGATTCTGAGTTTAATTACGTTGAACCTGTGCCGCAAGATACAGCATTATGTGATGACTGTGTAAGTAAGTTATTCGATTCTAAGTCAAGGAAACATAATTATCCGTTTATTGCTTGCAATAAATGTGGCCCTAGATACAGTGTTATTAATTCTTTGCCTTTTACCAAGGAAAATTCTTCATTTGGTGAATTTGAATATTGCTATGAGTGTCAAGAAGATATAAGTAAGGAAATGTTAGATGGGGATTTTTCTAACTGTCATGCTTGTGGGCCAAGGATTTGGCTAAAAGATAAAAATAAAGTCTATCTTAATCAGGAAGAGAGCTTTAAGGTAGCTGCCAGAATTATTGATCAGCAAGGAATAATGCTTTTAAAAAGTATTAATTGCTTCTATTTATGTTCAAGCGCTTTTTCAAGTGAAGCAGTAGAAAAAATCAGGGAAATAAAAGTTAGAAGAGATAAGCCTCTGACCGTAATGGCAAGAAATATTCAGGAAGTAGAAAAATTTGCTTATGTAAATGATGTTGAGAAGGAATTATTAACATCAAAAGAGAGACCGGTAGTTGTATTACGTATTAAAAATCCTGATTACCTTGCTTCGAATGTAGCTTCAGGATTTGATCGAGTCGGCGTCATGCTTCCTGTTAATCCAATTCATTATTTGTTATTTGATAGCGGTAATTTCAATGTTTTATTAATGAGTAGTGCCAATAAAAGCGGTCAAACAATTGAGATAGATAATCATAAGGCTGAATCCGCATTTGGGGAATTGGTTGATGGGATTTTATTCCATGATTTAAATATTAAAAATGGATCAGATGACAGTATTGTTACTGTGGCCAATAACAAAAAGTACTCATTTAGATTAGCTAGAGGCTATGCTCCTAATAATAGACTCCTAATGGATATGGATTCTTGTCCTGTAGTTTTAGCATGTGGAGCTCATCAGAATTCTACCATTGCTCTTACTACTCCGGATGGTAGAATCCATGTTAGTCCTTATATGGGAGATTTAGATACATCTAATGTTTTTGATTTGTATAAAAAGAATGTAATATTGTTTTGCAAGTTATTTAATGTATCTCCAGAACATGCCGTATGTGATTTAAATCCTGATTATTTTTCTACAAGGTATGTAAAAACATTAAAAATCCCATATTCGCAAATGCAGCATAGTTATGCCCATTTGATTAGTTGCCTTGTTGACAATGATATTGCAATAACTACTCCGGTTATTGGCGTAATATTTGATGGTTCAGAATATGGTGCTGATCAGACAGTTTGGGGTGGGGAATTCCTTGTTTCAAGAGATTTAAAATATGAAAGAGCAGCTTATATTCCTGTTTTTAAGATGATTGGAGTTAAAGGAAAAGAGTCTCAGATTTATAGGTTAGGTTATAGTTTATTACAAAAAGCCGGAATTGATATTAGTCATCCTGCGTATAAGAATTTAGAACTTAGTCAGGAAGAAGAATATATGTTTTCCAGCTTGATGAATAAAGGTGTAAGCTCGCCCTTGACTTCATCAGCAGGAAAATTGTTTGATGCTGTTGCTGCAATAGTTGGAGCTGCCAGACATTCTTATTATGAAGAATATTCGGCTCTCTATCTTGAAAGTTTGGCTGATAAGAACTGTGAAGATATATATTTACTGAAAGATTACAATATTAAAAATATTAATAGCCTGATACAGTTTATAGCTAAAGATATTGAGTTAAAAGAGCCTGTTTCTAAGATACTCGGTAAATTTCATAATACTCTTGCAAAAATGGTAGCTCATACTTGTCTTGAAATAAGCAAGAAAAAGGGAATTAAGCAGGTTGCTTTATCTGGTTCAGTCTGGATGAATGTGCTTTTACTTGAAAGAACTGTTAAAGAACTTGAAAAAGTTGGTTTAATGCCTTTAACACATAAAAATATTTCGACTAATGATGAGAGTTTAAGTATAGGCCAGGCTGCATATCTTGTTCATAAAATCAAAAGAGATAAAATTCTTGATTATAAAGATAAGTCTAATATTATAACCAGTGAGATTTTCTAG
- a CDS encoding riboflavin biosynthesis protein RibF produces MLVFREIKPNLIPASCLAQGVFDGVHLGHQKVIIDAIEKSRTTDALATVVTFANHPQYITSKNSLKLITNLEDRLELFEALGVQVVLLLDFTEELSKISAVEYIKSVLVEGLNVRHISIGYNHRFGSQKKGDHKLLEKYGEQYGYKVTVIPPVAIEGQVASSSDIRNLISSGDVDSASKLLGRPFSIKGAVIQGKRRGTQLGFPTANMELPENMISPAAGVYSGLAYIGNENYFAVINVGKRPTFGDLTVNLVEAHVLNYSGNLYHKNIEVAFLKKLRDEKRFASEAELVEQIKLDCQAVTVLAPNL; encoded by the coding sequence TTGCTAGTATTCAGAGAGATAAAACCCAATCTTATTCCTGCATCATGTCTTGCACAGGGCGTGTTTGACGGAGTGCATCTTGGACATCAAAAAGTCATTATAGATGCTATAGAAAAATCTAGAACTACTGACGCATTAGCTACAGTGGTGACTTTTGCTAATCATCCTCAGTATATTACATCAAAAAATTCTCTAAAATTAATTACAAATCTTGAAGATAGACTTGAATTGTTTGAAGCTTTAGGGGTTCAGGTTGTTCTTTTACTTGATTTTACTGAAGAATTGTCTAAGATATCCGCTGTTGAATATATTAAAAGTGTATTGGTGGAAGGATTGAATGTTAGGCACATTAGCATAGGTTATAATCATAGATTTGGTTCTCAGAAAAAAGGTGATCATAAGTTGCTTGAGAAATATGGTGAGCAATATGGTTACAAAGTTACTGTAATTCCTCCTGTTGCTATAGAGGGTCAGGTGGCAAGCAGCTCTGATATAAGAAATTTAATTTCGAGTGGTGATGTTGATTCGGCTTCAAAATTGCTTGGAAGGCCATTTTCCATTAAAGGTGCAGTAATTCAAGGGAAACGAAGAGGAACTCAGCTTGGTTTTCCTACTGCTAATATGGAATTGCCGGAAAACATGATATCTCCTGCTGCCGGGGTTTATTCGGGGCTTGCTTATATTGGTAATGAAAATTATTTTGCGGTGATTAATGTCGGCAAAAGGCCAACTTTTGGAGATCTTACCGTAAATCTTGTGGAAGCTCATGTATTAAATTATAGTGGAAATTTATATCACAAGAATATAGAAGTAGCTTTTCTTAAAAAACTGAGAGACGAAAAGCGGTTTGCTTCTGAAGCTGAATTAGTAGAGCAGATTAAGCTTGATTGTCAGGCCGTGACTGTTCTGGCTCCCAACTTATAG
- a CDS encoding sugar ABC transporter ATP-binding protein has translation MAKVELKNITKIYDKTETIKKTSFDIKDKEFIVLVGPSGCGKSTILRMIAGLEDITTGEIYIGDRVVNNVHPKDRNIAMVFQNYALYPHMNVYDNMAFGLKMRKFKKDVIDNRVKEAAKVLDLTEYLERKPKQLSGGQRQRVALGRAIVRDPAVFLMDEPLSNLDAKLRVQMRSEIKKLHQRLQTTFIYVTHDQVEAMTMGDRIVVLNNGVIQQVDTPNAIYNKPENIFVASFIGSPAMNFTEVETLSDNTLKIADQYINVDDELISIIKSNNLTGKKVILGIRPEHFATGSTESKSIKVIPDLVEMLGSEKLVHFMINNKSLTAKISPDFEAKVGEELSLVLDTSKCLLFNPNTQNRYK, from the coding sequence ATGGCAAAAGTCGAATTAAAAAATATTACCAAGATTTACGATAAAACAGAGACTATAAAGAAAACAAGCTTCGATATTAAAGATAAAGAATTCATTGTGCTAGTTGGCCCATCAGGATGTGGTAAATCAACTATATTAAGAATGATCGCCGGGCTTGAAGATATAACAACCGGAGAAATTTACATTGGAGACAGAGTTGTCAATAATGTACACCCAAAAGACAGAAATATTGCAATGGTATTTCAGAATTATGCTCTGTATCCTCATATGAATGTCTATGACAATATGGCATTCGGCCTCAAAATGAGAAAATTCAAGAAGGATGTAATAGATAACAGAGTAAAAGAAGCAGCAAAAGTTTTAGATTTGACAGAATATTTAGAAAGAAAACCAAAACAACTCTCAGGCGGACAAAGACAAAGAGTTGCATTAGGAAGAGCTATAGTTAGAGATCCGGCTGTGTTTTTAATGGACGAACCACTTTCTAACCTTGATGCAAAACTCAGAGTTCAAATGAGGTCAGAAATAAAAAAACTGCATCAAAGACTTCAAACCACATTTATTTATGTAACACACGATCAAGTCGAAGCCATGACAATGGGAGACAGAATTGTTGTGCTTAATAATGGTGTCATTCAACAAGTAGACACACCTAACGCTATTTATAACAAACCAGAAAATATTTTCGTAGCAAGCTTTATTGGCTCACCCGCAATGAACTTTACTGAAGTAGAAACCCTTTCTGATAATACTCTTAAAATAGCAGATCAGTATATAAATGTTGATGATGAATTAATAAGCATCATTAAAAGCAATAATCTAACCGGTAAAAAGGTCATCCTGGGAATAAGACCTGAACACTTTGCCACCGGATCTACTGAATCAAAAAGCATAAAAGTAATTCCTGATCTTGTTGAAATGCTTGGAAGTGAAAAGCTTGTACACTTTATGATTAATAATAAATCATTGACAGCAAAAATATCTCCTGATTTTGAAGCCAAAGTAGGAGAAGAATTGTCATTAGTTTTAGATACATCAAAATGCTTGCTCTTTAATCCTAATACACAAAACAGGTATAAATAA